A region of Hyphomicrobiales bacterium DNA encodes the following proteins:
- a CDS encoding DUF6460 domain-containing protein, whose amino-acid sequence MVLRFISTLVKITLASLLVGVALAFLDIRPEDVLRDVGLTPDELLSYLGGSVRWATPHVILGAVVTVPVWIVIYLFRPPRG is encoded by the coding sequence ATGGTGCTGCGCTTCATATCGACCTTGGTCAAGATCACGCTGGCCTCGCTGCTGGTCGGCGTGGCGCTCGCCTTTCTCGACATCAGGCCGGAGGACGTGCTGAGGGATGTCGGCCTGACGCCCGATGAACTTCTCTCCTATCTCGGCGGCAGCGTGCGCTGGGCCACCCCGCACGTGATCCTCGGCGCCGTGGTGACGGTGCCGGTATGGATCGTCATCTACCTGTTCCGCCCGCCGCGCGGGTGA
- a CDS encoding FAD-binding oxidoreductase, translating to MGTEHPSSYFAATAQGLVAYPALEGAHSCDVAIIGGGYTGLSAALHLAERGFKVVLIEARRLGWGASGRNGGQLHSGQRRDQTTLAAMVGKDDARKLWRIGEEAKALVVDLVRRHGIDCDLKFGLLHADHKRRFVAHSRAYVDTLRRDHAYEKAEFVSGEEMRAMVASQAYHGGWLDRGGAHLHPLNFALGIARAAASAGAKLYEKSPAIRIVEGDPVRVEIAAGTVSAQFLLLACNGYFEGLAPRVERRVMPINNFLIATEPLGEVAALALIRDDVAVADSRFVVNYFRLSADRRLLFGGGETYSSRFPKDIAGLVRRRMLTIFPQLAGVRIDYAWGGTLAVTPRRLPYFARLSPNVLVAAGYSGQGVGMAVLGGQVLAEAVDGTLGRFDVLARLPVPVFPGGRLLRWPTLVAAMTWFSLRDRLL from the coding sequence ATGGGCACCGAGCATCCGTCTTCCTATTTCGCGGCGACGGCCCAAGGGCTCGTCGCGTACCCGGCGCTAGAAGGGGCCCATAGCTGCGATGTGGCCATTATCGGTGGCGGCTATACCGGGCTTTCCGCGGCGCTGCACCTCGCGGAGCGGGGTTTCAAGGTCGTTCTCATCGAGGCGCGGCGCCTCGGGTGGGGCGCATCGGGGCGCAATGGCGGCCAGCTCCATTCCGGCCAGCGCCGCGACCAGACGACGCTCGCGGCGATGGTCGGCAAGGACGATGCGCGAAAACTGTGGCGCATCGGCGAAGAGGCGAAGGCCCTGGTCGTCGACCTGGTCCGCCGCCACGGGATTGACTGCGATCTGAAATTCGGCCTTCTTCACGCCGACCATAAACGCCGCTTCGTCGCCCATTCGCGCGCCTATGTCGACACGCTTCGCCGCGACCATGCTTATGAAAAGGCGGAGTTTGTCTCCGGCGAGGAGATGCGCGCCATGGTCGCAAGCCAAGCCTATCACGGCGGCTGGCTCGACCGCGGGGGCGCCCACCTGCATCCCCTCAACTTCGCCCTCGGCATTGCCCGCGCCGCCGCCTCCGCCGGCGCCAAGCTCTACGAGAAATCTCCTGCGATACGCATCGTTGAGGGCGATCCGGTGCGCGTCGAAATCGCCGCCGGCACGGTTTCCGCGCAATTCCTGCTTCTTGCCTGCAACGGCTATTTCGAGGGGCTGGCGCCGCGGGTCGAGCGGCGGGTCATGCCGATCAACAATTTTCTCATCGCCACCGAGCCGCTCGGCGAGGTGGCCGCCCTGGCGCTGATCCGCGACGATGTGGCGGTCGCGGATTCCCGCTTCGTCGTCAACTATTTCCGCCTCTCCGCCGACCGCCGGCTCCTGTTCGGCGGCGGCGAGACCTATTCGTCGCGCTTTCCCAAGGACATTGCCGGCCTCGTGCGCCGGCGGATGCTGACGATATTTCCGCAGCTTGCCGGCGTGCGGATCGACTATGCCTGGGGTGGCACGCTCGCCGTCACGCCGCGCCGGCTGCCCTATTTCGCCAGGCTTTCGCCGAATGTGCTGGTCGCCGCCGGTTACAGCGGCCAAGGCGTCGGCATGGCGGTCCTCGGCGGTCAGGTGCTTGCCGAAGCCGTCGACGGGACGCTCGGCCGTTTCGATGTTCTGGCGCGGCTTCCGGTGCCGGTCTTTCCCGGCGGCAGGCTCCTGCGCTGGCCGACCCTGGTCGCGGCGATGACCTGGTTTTCCCTGCGCGACCGGCTGCTATAG
- the cobD gene encoding threonine-phosphate decarboxylase CobD — protein MSSGDAPAHGGDLGEAEALLGEDAGAEASWIDLSTGINPRPYPLPALDPELWSRLPARRDLEALIETGRAYYGAPEGADIVPAPGSEALIRILPDILPAGRAVIVGPTYGEHARAWARRGEVRMVDEAEATKTGDLVVLVNPNNPDGRLVSPETLARMANAATERGGWLVIDEAFADAVPACSAVGLAAGQNVVVLRSFGKFFGLAGLRLGFAVAPPALAAKLRMRLGPWPVSGPAIAIATRALGDRKWQAASRERFSRDATALDRLLTRAGFEIVGGTPLFRLAAHEAAEAIFFRLLRARIYVRCFGERSNRLRFGLPEGPRAFQRLQAALLDQDGGFS, from the coding sequence ATGAGCAGCGGCGATGCCCCCGCCCATGGCGGCGACCTCGGCGAGGCGGAGGCGCTGCTGGGAGAGGACGCCGGCGCGGAAGCAAGCTGGATCGACCTTTCCACCGGCATCAATCCGAGGCCCTATCCCCTGCCCGCACTCGATCCGGAGCTTTGGAGCCGGTTGCCGGCACGCCGCGATCTCGAGGCGCTGATCGAAACCGGACGGGCCTATTACGGCGCACCGGAAGGCGCGGACATCGTCCCGGCGCCGGGTTCCGAAGCGCTGATCCGCATCCTGCCCGACATTCTTCCGGCGGGCCGGGCCGTCATTGTCGGGCCGACCTATGGCGAGCATGCGCGCGCCTGGGCGCGGCGCGGCGAAGTGCGCATGGTCGATGAGGCCGAAGCGACGAAGACAGGTGACCTCGTTGTCCTCGTCAATCCCAACAATCCGGATGGGCGCTTGGTTTCGCCCGAAACGCTTGCCCGAATGGCCAACGCGGCGACCGAGCGCGGCGGCTGGCTCGTCATCGATGAGGCATTCGCCGATGCGGTGCCGGCCTGCAGCGCGGTTGGCCTTGCCGCAGGCCAAAACGTCGTCGTGCTGCGCTCTTTCGGCAAATTTTTCGGGCTCGCCGGCCTCAGATTGGGCTTTGCCGTGGCGCCGCCGGCCTTGGCCGCGAAATTGCGCATGCGCCTCGGCCCCTGGCCGGTTTCGGGCCCGGCCATCGCCATCGCCACGCGCGCCCTTGGCGATCGGAAATGGCAGGCGGCAAGCCGCGAACGGTTCAGCCGTGACGCCACCGCGCTCGACCGGCTCTTGACGCGGGCGGGATTCGAGATTGTCGGCGGCACGCCGCTGTTCCGGCTTGCCGCGCACGAGGCGGCGGAGGCAATCTTTTTCCGCCTGCTCAGGGCCCGCATCTATGTGCGCTGCTTCGGCGAAAGGTCGAACCGGCTGCGCTTCGGCCTGCCCGAGGGGCCACGGGCCTTCCAACGGCTGCAAGCCGCTCTCCTCGACCAAGACGGCGGTTTCTCGTGA
- a CDS encoding AsmA family protein, whose translation MKRLFSFLGLIAIAAVGAIFLIPYIVSAQTIRESVAAQLESLTGREVAITGPASLSMFPAIMVRIGGVSIANAEGMESEAFVAMDELNASVRVMPLLRGQVEIERFVLVRPRFNFIVNATGRPNWRLSSTAPKTEEIDAAGAFSPAARSIPIGTFLVLDGQIKYRNQRSGAAIDTSSINATVSWPSLASPMTAAGNLVWRGEVLNFKTSSDDPIGLASGGTTRAAVMVDSSRFTVDVKGQFSTSVDFAIDGQINLSVPSVHALARWFDTELPESSGLNKLSLVSKVLLGGTKLAFSEVALVLDGNSAEGAIVVKLEGERPQLQATLATPTLNLNPYLPATAAPSKGEVPKARPAGWSTEAIDLSALRLINADLRLSAGKITAREYDLGSGAITAALTAGRLTAQVAELNAYGGQINGTLIIDGSDEAPEVSTNFSAQGVALLRLLTDMAGFSYIDGKGDISGKLQASGRSPSDLIADLSGKLTLAAANGAIKGMDVTGLLDTLRGSRLEGWQTTAGTDTKFDRLQAEFLVDHGIAENKDLLLKGPAFEIGGDGYVDLPARSLDYRVSASLIPQPGTAADPVQTAVALPLIVRGEWESPNIYLDPLKLNSVVPHVKEAIQKVEDAGKKGEPGLLGSATRQGGLEAVLESLPAPKPQ comes from the coding sequence ATGAAGCGGCTGTTCTCCTTTCTCGGGCTCATCGCGATCGCCGCGGTGGGGGCAATCTTCCTGATTCCCTACATCGTTTCGGCGCAAACCATTCGCGAATCCGTTGCCGCGCAACTGGAAAGCCTGACCGGGCGCGAGGTCGCCATCACCGGCCCGGCAAGTCTTTCCATGTTTCCCGCCATCATGGTGCGTATCGGCGGCGTCAGCATTGCCAATGCCGAGGGGATGGAGTCAGAGGCGTTCGTTGCCATGGACGAGCTCAACGCCAGTGTGCGGGTCATGCCGCTGTTGCGCGGCCAAGTCGAGATCGAGCGCTTCGTGCTGGTGCGGCCGCGTTTCAATTTCATCGTCAACGCGACCGGCCGGCCGAACTGGCGGCTGAGCAGCACCGCGCCGAAGACCGAGGAGATCGACGCCGCCGGCGCATTTTCACCCGCCGCCCGCTCGATACCGATCGGCACGTTCCTGGTCCTTGATGGCCAGATCAAGTACCGCAATCAGCGCTCCGGAGCGGCGATCGACACGAGCAGCATCAATGCGACGGTGTCCTGGCCGTCGCTGGCGAGCCCGATGACCGCCGCCGGCAACCTCGTCTGGCGCGGCGAGGTGCTGAACTTCAAGACCAGTTCCGACGACCCCATTGGTTTGGCCTCCGGCGGCACGACCCGGGCCGCGGTCATGGTCGACTCGAGCCGGTTCACGGTCGACGTCAAGGGGCAGTTCAGCACCAGCGTCGACTTCGCCATCGACGGTCAGATCAATCTGAGCGTGCCCTCGGTGCACGCCCTGGCGCGCTGGTTCGACACGGAGCTTCCCGAAAGCAGCGGGTTGAACAAACTGTCATTGGTGTCGAAAGTCCTCCTCGGCGGCACCAAGCTTGCCTTCTCCGAGGTCGCCTTGGTGCTCGACGGCAATAGCGCCGAAGGTGCCATCGTCGTCAAGCTCGAAGGCGAGCGCCCGCAGCTTCAGGCAACCCTGGCGACGCCGACGCTCAACCTCAACCCCTATCTGCCGGCGACGGCCGCGCCAAGCAAGGGTGAGGTGCCGAAGGCGCGCCCTGCCGGCTGGAGCACCGAGGCCATCGATCTGTCGGCGCTGCGGCTGATCAATGCCGATTTGCGGCTGTCGGCCGGCAAGATCACGGCGCGCGAATATGATCTCGGCAGCGGCGCCATCACGGCGGCGCTCACGGCCGGCCGGCTCACCGCCCAGGTCGCCGAGCTGAACGCTTATGGCGGTCAGATCAACGGCACGCTCATCATCGACGGCAGCGACGAGGCCCCGGAGGTGTCGACCAATTTCAGCGCCCAGGGCGTGGCCCTGTTGCGGCTGCTGACGGACATGGCGGGATTTTCCTATATCGACGGAAAGGGAGATATCAGCGGCAAGCTGCAGGCAAGCGGCCGCAGCCCGAGCGACCTGATCGCCGACCTGTCGGGAAAACTGACCCTGGCCGCCGCAAACGGCGCGATCAAAGGTATGGACGTGACCGGCTTGCTCGACACCCTGCGCGGCAGCCGCCTCGAGGGGTGGCAAACCACGGCCGGCACGGACACCAAGTTCGACCGCCTGCAGGCTGAGTTCCTTGTCGATCACGGTATCGCCGAGAACAAGGATCTTCTGCTCAAAGGCCCCGCCTTCGAGATCGGCGGAGACGGTTACGTCGATCTTCCCGCGCGATCGCTCGACTATCGGGTCTCCGCCAGCCTTATCCCGCAGCCGGGAACCGCTGCCGACCCGGTGCAAACGGCGGTTGCGCTGCCGCTCATCGTGCGCGGCGAGTGGGAAAGCCCGAATATCTATCTCGATCCGCTCAAGCTCAACAGCGTCGTGCCGCACGTCAAAGAAGCCATCCAGAAAGTCGAGGACGCAGGCAAGAAAGGGGAGCCGGGTCTGCTTGGGAGCGCCACCCGCCAAGGCGGCCTCGAAGCCGTCCTGGAAAGCCTGCCCGCCCCCAAGCCCCAATAA
- the cbiB gene encoding adenosylcobinamide-phosphate synthase CbiB produces MSGLDFFAGSALVALIALMVERFFGYPQDLFRAVRHPVMWTGAVIAALDRQLNRPGSRVARLRGVTAVFLLLAITAAVTVPLVLLFRSLPFGVLAEGVMAASLLAQKDLGHRVADVAAALGQGLQPGRDAVGHIVGRDTGALDEAGIARAAVESLAENTSDGIVAPLFWLFLAGLPGAALHKAINTADSMIGYRSEKYRRFGWAAARLDDLVNWPAARLTGLLFAAAAALGGGSGKAALAAMRRDAPRHASPNAGWPEAALAGALGFRLGGPRSYEGRLVDHPAMGAGRSDLDPEDIGKALALYRRALDILAGVTLALAVLAILVA; encoded by the coding sequence GTGAGCGGTCTCGACTTTTTTGCCGGATCGGCGCTCGTCGCTTTGATCGCCCTCATGGTCGAGCGCTTCTTCGGCTATCCGCAAGACCTGTTTCGCGCGGTCCGTCATCCTGTCATGTGGACAGGGGCCGTGATCGCCGCGCTGGACCGGCAGTTGAACCGACCCGGCAGCCGCGTCGCCCGGCTGCGTGGGGTGACGGCCGTCTTCCTTCTGCTCGCGATCACCGCGGCGGTCACGGTACCGCTGGTTCTGTTGTTCCGCAGCCTGCCGTTCGGCGTCCTCGCCGAAGGCGTTATGGCGGCAAGCCTTCTCGCGCAAAAGGACCTCGGCCACCGCGTCGCCGATGTCGCCGCGGCGCTCGGACAGGGATTGCAGCCTGGCCGCGACGCGGTCGGCCACATCGTCGGGCGCGACACCGGCGCGCTCGACGAGGCCGGCATTGCGAGGGCCGCCGTCGAGAGCCTGGCCGAGAACACCTCCGACGGCATCGTCGCGCCGTTGTTCTGGCTTTTCCTCGCCGGCCTGCCGGGGGCGGCGCTCCATAAGGCGATCAACACCGCCGACAGCATGATCGGCTACAGGAGCGAGAAATACCGCCGCTTCGGCTGGGCGGCGGCCCGGCTCGACGATCTCGTCAACTGGCCGGCCGCGCGGCTGACCGGCCTGCTCTTCGCCGCCGCGGCGGCGCTCGGCGGCGGTAGCGGCAAGGCTGCGCTTGCCGCCATGCGCCGCGATGCGCCGCGCCACGCTTCGCCCAATGCCGGATGGCCGGAGGCCGCCCTTGCCGGCGCGCTCGGCTTTCGCCTCGGCGGACCGCGCAGCTACGAGGGGCGCTTGGTCGACCACCCCGCGATGGGCGCGGGCCGCAGCGATCTGGACCCGGAGGACATAGGCAAAGCGCTCGCCCTTTACCGCCGGGCGCTCGATATCCTGGCGGGCGTGACCCTTGCTCTGGCGGTTCTTGCTATCTTGGTTGCTTGA
- a CDS encoding gamma-glutamyl-gamma-aminobutyrate hydrolase family protein, whose protein sequence is MADAQPRRPLVGVVSDIRAIDGHSYHLAGEKYMAALAHGAGVLPVILPPISGIRAEEEAGCFYGADEALERIDGLFLPGSASNVEPRRYGGVFDPSDSSQRDPQRDETSLTLIPAAIERGLPLFCVCRGLQELNVALGGTLHQELHAVPETMQHLADSTAPHEVKYAPAHSVRFAENGIFARLAGGATAKVNSVHEQGIDRLAERLIAEGWAADGMIEAASVADATGFAIGVQWHPEWRFAEDALSRALFRAFGEAVCAYAGLRPEAVAPHPRGGRNR, encoded by the coding sequence ATGGCTGATGCGCAACCGCGCCGTCCGTTGGTCGGCGTTGTCTCCGACATACGGGCCATCGACGGCCATTCCTACCATTTGGCTGGCGAGAAGTATATGGCGGCGCTCGCCCATGGCGCAGGCGTCCTGCCTGTGATCCTGCCGCCGATCTCGGGAATCCGTGCCGAGGAAGAGGCCGGATGTTTTTATGGCGCCGACGAGGCGCTCGAACGCATCGATGGCCTGTTCCTTCCGGGCAGCGCCTCGAACGTCGAGCCGCGTCGCTATGGCGGCGTATTCGACCCCAGCGACAGTTCCCAGCGCGACCCGCAGCGCGATGAGACAAGCCTCACGCTTATCCCTGCCGCCATTGAGCGCGGGCTGCCGCTCTTTTGCGTCTGCCGCGGCCTTCAGGAGCTCAATGTCGCGCTCGGCGGCACGCTGCACCAAGAGCTTCACGCGGTGCCGGAAACGATGCAGCACCTGGCAGATTCAACTGCGCCGCATGAGGTCAAATATGCGCCGGCTCACTCGGTCCGGTTCGCCGAGAACGGCATATTCGCGCGGCTTGCCGGCGGCGCCACGGCAAAGGTCAATTCCGTGCACGAACAGGGCATCGACCGGCTGGCCGAGCGGCTCATCGCCGAAGGCTGGGCCGCGGACGGCATGATCGAGGCGGCCAGCGTTGCCGACGCGACCGGTTTTGCGATCGGCGTGCAGTGGCACCCGGAATGGCGCTTTGCGGAGGATGCTCTGTCGCGGGCCCTGTTTCGGGCTTTCGGCGAGGCGGTTTGCGCATACGCGGGCCTACGCCCCGAGGCCGTGGCCCCTCACCCGCGCGGCGGGCGGAACAGGTAG
- a CDS encoding glutamine synthetase family protein → MKTERIEFQSAATRGVADIDAAREWMTERRIDEIECIVPDQSGVACGKMMPAQKFFAGRVMSMPQSIFYQTISGEYPEIEDVEVMDPADGDFVFAPDFSTLCVVPWEKDPTAQIIHDAYHRDNRPVEVAPRHVLRRVLKLFEKRGWKSIIAPEIEFYLVKPNTDPDYPLEPPVGRSGRPESGRKSFSIGAINEFDPLFDDIYDYSEAQGLEIDTLIHEEGAAQMEINLRHGDPVDLADQVFMFKRTIREAAMAHDIYATFMAKPIAAEPGSAMHIHQSLVDEETGRNVFSTTEGEPTREFYAFIAGQQRYMPAAMCMLAPYVNSYRRLTKDQKSAINVQWGHDNRTTGIRIPPSRPEARRVENRVPSSDANPYLAIAASLACGYLGITQELTPTKPISGSAHGLPYDLPRGLLEAVAEFEACDELREILGSAFVSVYSAIKREEFETFMGVISPWEREFLLLTV, encoded by the coding sequence ATGAAGACCGAACGGATCGAATTTCAGTCTGCCGCCACACGCGGCGTTGCCGACATCGACGCGGCACGGGAATGGATGACCGAGCGGCGCATCGACGAGATTGAATGCATCGTGCCGGACCAATCCGGCGTGGCATGCGGCAAGATGATGCCGGCGCAGAAATTCTTCGCCGGGCGCGTGATGAGCATGCCGCAATCGATCTTCTACCAGACGATTTCCGGCGAATATCCGGAAATCGAGGATGTCGAGGTCATGGATCCGGCCGACGGCGATTTCGTTTTCGCTCCCGATTTTTCGACCCTGTGCGTGGTGCCGTGGGAAAAGGACCCGACGGCGCAGATCATCCACGACGCCTACCACCGCGACAACCGGCCGGTCGAGGTCGCGCCGCGGCACGTGCTGCGCCGGGTCTTGAAGCTGTTCGAGAAGCGCGGCTGGAAATCAATCATCGCGCCGGAAATCGAGTTCTATCTGGTCAAGCCGAACACCGATCCGGACTATCCGCTGGAGCCGCCGGTCGGCCGCTCCGGGCGGCCGGAAAGCGGCCGGAAATCCTTCTCCATCGGCGCCATCAACGAGTTCGATCCCCTGTTCGACGACATTTACGACTATTCCGAGGCCCAGGGCCTGGAGATCGACACCCTGATCCATGAGGAGGGCGCAGCGCAGATGGAGATCAATCTGCGCCACGGCGATCCGGTGGACCTGGCGGACCAGGTGTTCATGTTCAAGCGCACCATTCGCGAGGCGGCGATGGCGCATGACATCTACGCCACCTTCATGGCCAAGCCGATCGCCGCCGAGCCGGGGAGCGCCATGCACATCCATCAGTCGCTGGTCGACGAGGAAACGGGCCGCAACGTCTTTTCCACCACGGAAGGCGAGCCGACGCGCGAGTTTTATGCCTTCATCGCCGGCCAGCAGCGCTACATGCCGGCGGCGATGTGCATGTTGGCGCCCTACGTCAATTCCTACCGGCGGCTGACCAAGGACCAGAAATCGGCCATCAACGTCCAGTGGGGGCACGACAACCGCACCACCGGCATTCGTATTCCGCCGTCAAGGCCTGAGGCACGGCGGGTGGAGAACCGCGTTCCGTCTTCCGATGCCAACCCCTATCTCGCCATCGCCGCGTCGCTCGCCTGCGGCTATCTCGGCATCACCCAGGAGCTGACCCCGACCAAGCCGATCAGCGGCAGCGCGCACGGCCTGCCCTACGATCTGCCGCGCGGCCTGTTGGAAGCGGTCGCCGAATTCGAGGCCTGCGACGAATTGCGGGAGATCCTGGGCAGTGCCTTCGTGTCCGTCTATAGCGCCATCAAACGCGAGGAGTTCGAAACCTTCATGGGGGTAATCAGCCCCTGGGAGCGCGAATTTCTGCTGCTGACGGTGTAA
- a CDS encoding cobyric acid synthase, with amino-acid sequence MTLALMLQGTGSHVGKSLIAAGLCRAYTRRGLAVRPFKPQNMSNNAAVTVEGGEIGRAQALQARACRVAPSVDMNPVLLKPETDRGAQVIVRGERVATLQARRYMAERLEFLPAVLNSFAALSAKADLIIVEGAGSPAEINLRSRDIANMGFAAAAGVPVVLIADIHRGGVIASIVGTFEVLSPDDRMRIAAFLVNNFHGDPALFAEGIDFLVERTGCPCAGVVPHFPAARQLPAEDAVALEDAGGDGNGAFHIAVPRLSRIANFDDLDPLRLEPGVRLTIVQPGAPIPADADLVLLPGSKSTLGDLRYLREQGWDIDILAHARRGGAVLGLCGGYQMLGCAVHDPDGIEGEADSVEGLGLLDVETVLEPAKRLATVNGVHRETGEALAGYEMHLGRTEGNDRARPFAVVAGHEEGATSANGRIAGTYLHGLFASDAFRHAYLMALGATGSETAYETLIEETLDALADHLEQHVDLGLLLQIAGGEARARTGS; translated from the coding sequence ATGACGCTTGCTCTGATGCTGCAGGGGACCGGGTCGCACGTCGGCAAGTCGCTGATCGCCGCCGGCCTGTGCCGCGCCTATACGCGGCGGGGTCTGGCCGTGCGCCCGTTCAAGCCGCAGAACATGTCCAACAATGCTGCTGTCACCGTCGAGGGCGGCGAGATCGGCCGCGCCCAGGCGCTGCAGGCGCGGGCCTGCCGGGTTGCGCCAAGCGTCGACATGAACCCGGTGCTGCTCAAGCCGGAGACCGACCGCGGCGCCCAGGTGATCGTTCGCGGCGAGCGCGTTGCGACCCTTCAAGCGCGGCGCTACATGGCCGAGCGTCTGGAATTCCTGCCTGCCGTGCTGAACAGCTTCGCGGCGCTCAGCGCCAAGGCCGACCTGATCATCGTGGAAGGCGCCGGAAGCCCGGCGGAGATCAATCTGCGCTCACGCGACATCGCCAATATGGGCTTTGCAGCCGCAGCCGGCGTGCCCGTCGTGTTGATTGCCGACATTCATCGCGGCGGCGTCATCGCCTCGATCGTCGGAACCTTCGAGGTGCTGTCGCCCGACGACCGCATGCGGATCGCCGCCTTCCTCGTCAATAACTTTCACGGCGATCCGGCATTGTTTGCCGAGGGCATCGATTTTCTCGTCGAGCGGACCGGCTGTCCCTGCGCCGGTGTGGTCCCCCATTTTCCGGCCGCCCGGCAGCTGCCGGCGGAAGACGCGGTCGCGCTCGAAGACGCCGGCGGCGACGGCAATGGCGCCTTCCACATCGCCGTGCCGCGCTTATCCCGCATCGCCAATTTCGACGATCTCGACCCGCTGCGGCTCGAACCGGGGGTGCGGCTCACGATCGTCCAGCCGGGCGCGCCCATTCCGGCCGATGCCGATCTCGTCCTGCTGCCGGGCTCGAAATCGACCCTCGGCGATCTGAGATATCTGCGCGAGCAGGGCTGGGACATCGACATCCTCGCCCATGCGCGCCGCGGAGGCGCCGTGCTCGGGCTTTGCGGCGGCTATCAGATGCTTGGCTGCGCGGTGCACGACCCGGACGGCATCGAGGGCGAGGCCGACAGCGTCGAGGGCTTGGGCCTGCTGGATGTGGAGACGGTCCTGGAGCCGGCGAAGCGGCTCGCAACCGTGAACGGCGTCCATCGGGAGACCGGCGAAGCGCTCGCTGGCTACGAGATGCATCTGGGGCGGACCGAGGGAAACGACCGCGCCCGGCCCTTCGCCGTCGTCGCCGGCCATGAGGAAGGCGCAACGTCGGCAAACGGGCGCATCGCCGGCACCTATCTGCATGGCCTCTTCGCCTCCGATGCGTTCCGCCACGCCTATTTAATGGCCCTTGGCGCAACGGGCTCCGAAACCGCCTATGAGACGCTGATCGAAGAGACGCTTGATGCGCTCGCAGACCATCTCGAACAGCATGTCGATCTCGGCCTGCTGCTCCAGATCGCCGGCGGCGAGGCGCGGGCGAGGACCGGGAGCTGA
- the cobU gene encoding bifunctional adenosylcobinamide kinase/adenosylcobinamide-phosphate guanylyltransferase — protein sequence MTALRRILILGGARSGKSAYGESLMPARGPKVYVATGEPGDEEMAARIAAHRARRGHGWTTVEAPLDLAAAIRAHCAADAHVMVDCVTLWLSNVLLAERDVAACVDELIDAVSGAAGTLILVSNEVGSGIVPDNPLARRFRDAAGWANQRLAAVADEVVFMAAGLPLVLKQPR from the coding sequence ATGACGGCTCTAAGACGCATCCTTATCCTCGGCGGGGCCCGTTCGGGCAAGAGCGCCTACGGGGAAAGCCTGATGCCGGCGCGCGGACCCAAGGTCTATGTCGCAACCGGCGAACCCGGCGATGAGGAAATGGCAGCCCGTATCGCCGCTCACCGCGCCCGCCGCGGCCACGGCTGGACGACGGTGGAGGCGCCGCTCGACCTTGCCGCCGCGATCCGGGCGCATTGCGCCGCTGACGCCCATGTGATGGTCGATTGCGTTACGCTGTGGCTGTCGAACGTGCTGCTTGCCGAGCGCGACGTGGCGGCGTGCGTCGACGAGCTCATCGACGCGGTAAGCGGGGCGGCCGGGACCTTGATCCTGGTCTCAAACGAGGTCGGCTCGGGCATCGTTCCCGACAACCCCCTGGCGCGGCGGTTCCGCGACGCCGCCGGGTGGGCCAATCAGCGCCTCGCCGCGGTTGCCGACGAGGTCGTGTTCATGGCCGCCGGCCTTCCGCTCGTCCTCAAGCAACCAAGATAG